In Nilaparvata lugens isolate BPH chromosome 5, ASM1435652v1, whole genome shotgun sequence, the following proteins share a genomic window:
- the LOC111053383 gene encoding 39S ribosomal protein L44, mitochondrial-like: MTSRLSALPVFLVRLQRPSPLIQSRGFKRWLRPTLQTLKKRKEKMDPEPLPRRSSFTDWNYKSELFAFGKRLGEDLNLDVLRAAVTTKEFVLSEMDQQKAVGIEVDTQINDNSKMIEEGNEIIHNYALNFIRSAFPKFPEEGVIAVLNYLSNDENLSTLAEKLGLADLMLTIEHPVDTVNLSNGFRAVVAAISESSGVDRANLFVRDFVMTQLVGKNINELWEINDPLRVLSSILQRDGKQPFEPRIVAEAGRNTILANYQIGLYVNKELIGLGSGESIKIATEMAARDALRELFDTTESMKPVNFDVESLPQAFANFSIQDWSQKNVEKLMKTSH; the protein is encoded by the coding sequence ATGACATCAAGATTGAGTGCTTTACCAGTTTTCTTAGTTCGGCTTCAAAGACCAAGTCCGTTAATTCAAAGCCGAGGTTTCAAACGATGGCTTCGACCAACTCTACAAACGCTGAAAAAGCGTAAAGAAAAAATGGATCCGGAGCCTCTCCCAAGAAGATCTTCGTTCACGGACTGGAACTACAAATCAGAACTTTTTGCCTTTGGAAAACGACTAGGTGAGGATTTAAATTTGGATGTGCTTCGTGCTGCAGTTACTACTAAAGAATTTGTTCTAAGCGAAATGGATCAGCAAAAGGCTGTTGGGATTGAGGTTGATActcaaataaatgataatagtaAAATGATAGAAGAAGGTAATGAAATCATACATAATTATGCTTTGAATTTCATTCGTTCCGCTTTTCCAAAGTTTCCCGAGGAAGGTGTCATTGCAGTTCTAAACTACCTGTCAAACGACGAGAATCTAAGTACACTTGCCGAAAAACTGGGCCTTGCTGATCTGATGTTGACAATTGAACATCCAGTTGACACAGTCAACTTGTCAAATGGTTTCAGAGCAGTGGTTGCTGCAATATCGGAGAGTTCAGGTGTTGATAGGGCTAATCTTTTTGTGAGGGATTTTGTTATGACTCAACTGGTCGGTAAGAATATCAATGAACTGTGGGAAATCAACGATCCATTGAGAGTACTGTCCAGTATCCTGCAAAGAGATGGAAAGCAACCTTTTGAGCCAAGAATAGTTGCGGAGGCTGGTCGAAATACGATTTTAGCCAATTACCAAATAGGGTTGTATGTGAACAAGGAGTTGATAGGTCTTGGTTCTGGTGAGAGTATTAAAATTGCTACCGAGATGGCTGCCCGTGATGCGTTAAGAGAACTCTTTGATACTACAGAATCGATGAAACCGGTCAATTTTGACGTTGAAAGTTTACCTCAAGCATTTGCTAATTTTAGTATTCAAGactggagtcagaaaaatgttgaaaaactaATGAAGACTAGTCATTAG
- the LOC111053381 gene encoding DNA-dependent metalloprotease SPRTN isoform X2: MADPDFLLAKILQAKFDKEAESVRKKNSESGPAKRPTLLVSDSSYKGSPPKKLKSSSLVDPEWEIIDPTPDIHTLFITFNKRFFWGALESVEVRWSPRMYSCAGLCSYEGRRGMCSVRLSEPLLKLRPRSDLVETLLHEMIHAYLFVTHNNRDRTGHGPEFHKHMYRINNEAGTNITVYHSFHDEVKLYKKHWWRCDGPCQFRPPFMGLVKRTMNRAPGPYDSWWTTHQATCGGTFIKVREPTNTKLKQVQPNVSGNLTKGGTGKDIRNFFNTPGNSQGSSSLPKSSVPSSNSNFKKPSSQSSVVSKPNGFPTNRPNGSALTGFKGQNVFGIGSSNVNGVSHGVKKPVPGSSNSVQGVNRVVGFGDLNSQSTNSNSNPTRNLFGGSGQKLGGGNGTGSQLGKPNSNPTRNNFGGSGQKLGGNSTGLSSQSAKPTSFGGSGQKLGGTGTGNPWKANTNRIGGALMNRGGGTLVITAKGTAKDSKMTQSDKTTEDTKSFVPFNGQGQKLGCASVGTLNSSSSVLRLSGANSKTNSAGKNLTGRDRINSAPEFSNRNNPSGSSCVKDSKPSTSRSGSSASLYSGSPVKTELEASFNNSAVTISDEEFADVADFVDYDKDVDDNGEDDVHCPVCNMSLKRDDMSMHLENCDALKATMDNINNSSRPDYDDDDDDVVEVSEENSPASQLIKENDESGNAPIFPCPCCSKYFTESQINKHLDECLSLLALQEFGNAF; this comes from the exons ATGGCAGATCCAGATTTTTTACTTGCTAAGATTCTGCAAGCCAAATTCGACAAAGAAGCAGAGTCAGTGAGAAAAAAGAATAGCGAGTCTGGTCCTGCTAAGAGGCCCACACTTCTT GTTTCGGATTCAAGCTACAAAGGCAGTCCACCAAAGAAATTGAAGTCGTCCTCCTTAGTTGATCCAGAATGGGAGATTATAGATCCCACTCCAGACATTCACACGCTGTTCATAACATTCAATAAGCGATTTTTCTGGGGTGCCCTTGAGTCGGTGGAGGTTCGATGGAGTCCTCGAATGTATTC CTGTGCTGGTCTTTGTTCGTACGAGGGTAGGAGGGGAATGTGTTCGGTAAGACTCAGTGAGCCTCTGCTCAAGCTAAGGCCTCGAAGTGATCTGGTCGAGACATTGCTT CATGAAATGATTCACGCCTACCTGTTTGTCACTCACAACAATCGAGACAGAACTGGTCACGGCCCTGAGTTTCACAAGCACATGTATCGCATCAATAATGAGGCTGGCACAAATATCACG GTTTACCACAGCTTTCACGACGAAGTGAAGCTGTACAAGAAGCACTGGTGGCGGTGCGACGGGCCGTGCCAGTTCCGGCCGCCCTTCATGGGTCTGGTGAAGCGGACCATGAACCGGGCACCCGGGCCCTACGACTCGTGGTGGACTACCCATCAGGCCACCTGTGGCGGCACATTCATCAAAGTGCGCGAGCCCACCAACACCAAGCTCAAACAAGTTCAACCCAACGTGAGCG GTAACTTGACAAAAGGAGGAACTGGAAAGGATATTAGGAACTTCTTCAATACTCCTGGAAACAGCCAGGGAAGCAGCTCTCTTCCGAAATCTAGTGTCCcatcttcaaattcaaactttaaaAAGCCTTCTAGTCAATCGTCAGTCGTCAGTAAACCCAACGGCTTTCCCACAAACCGACCAAATGGATCAGCTCTAACTGGTTTTAAAGGACAGAATGTGTTTGGTATTGGCAGCAGTAATGTGAATGGAGTCTCACATGGTGTGAAGAAACCGGTTCCAGGTAGTTCAAACTCAGTTCAAGGTGTGAATCGTGTTGTAGGCTTTGGCGATTTGAATTCGCAGTCAACAAACTCGAATTCAAACCCTACAAGAAATCTATTCGGTGGATCTGGTCAGAAATTGGGGGGAGGAAACGGTACAGGTTCGCAATTGGGGAAACCAAATTCTAATCCTACAAGGAATAATTTTGGTGGATCAGGGCAGAAATTAGGAGGAAACAGTACAGGTTTAAGTTCACAATCGGCAAAACCGACTAGTTTTGGTGGATCAGGGCAGAAACTTGGGGGGACCGGTACAGGAAACCCTTGGAAAGCCAACACAAATAGAATCGGGGGAGCGTTGATGAATAGAGGGGGAGGAACTTTGGTGATAACTGCAAAAGGGACTGCCAAAGATAGTAAGATGACACAAAGTGATAAAACAACAGAAGATACCAAATCGTTTGTACCATTTAATGGGCAAGGACAAAAATTGGGGTGTGCAAGTGTGGGAACATTGAATTCGAGTTCAAGTGTTTTGAGGTTAAGTGGTGCTAACTCGAAAACGAACAGTGCTGGGAAAAATCTGACAGGACGTGATAGAATCAATTCAGCGCCTGAGTTTTCGAACAGAAATAACCCCTCGGGAAGTTCGTGTGTTAAAGATTCTAAACCTTCCACATCTAGAAGCGGTTCATCTGCGAGTTTGTACAGTGGCTCACCAGTTAAAACCGAATTAGAAGCTAGTTTCAACAAtagtgctgtcacaatatccgATGAGGAATTCGCCGATGTTGCCGATTTTGTAGATTATGACAAAGATGTGGATGACAATGGAGAAGATGACGTGCATTGTCCCGTTTGTAACATGTCGTTGAAACGGGACGACATGTCGATGCATTTGGAAAACTGTGATGCTCTTAAAGCTACCATGGACAATATTAATAACTCGTCGCGTCCCGAttatgatgacgatgatgatgatgtggtTGAAGTGAGTGAAGAAAATAGTCCTGCATCACAATTGATCAAGGAGAATGATGAAAGTGGAAACGCCCCAATATTTCCGTGTCCTTGTTGCTCAAAATACTTCACAGAATCGCAGATCAACAAACATCTGGATGAGTGCCTTTCGTTGCTGGCTCTACAAGAGTTTGGTAACGCCTTCTAG
- the LOC111053381 gene encoding DNA-dependent metalloprotease SPRTN isoform X1 — MESDRLATLFLGMWAKMNKYNESVNTENLETLKDCVTLMKSHVQEVENKVSRLDHESRIKAELDFMKRRRSKRHRRSIIERELGIDDIDWRDDFDFDVLNSSSSEVSDSSYKGSPPKKLKSSSLVDPEWEIIDPTPDIHTLFITFNKRFFWGALESVEVRWSPRMYSCAGLCSYEGRRGMCSVRLSEPLLKLRPRSDLVETLLHEMIHAYLFVTHNNRDRTGHGPEFHKHMYRINNEAGTNITVYHSFHDEVKLYKKHWWRCDGPCQFRPPFMGLVKRTMNRAPGPYDSWWTTHQATCGGTFIKVREPTNTKLKQVQPNVSGNLTKGGTGKDIRNFFNTPGNSQGSSSLPKSSVPSSNSNFKKPSSQSSVVSKPNGFPTNRPNGSALTGFKGQNVFGIGSSNVNGVSHGVKKPVPGSSNSVQGVNRVVGFGDLNSQSTNSNSNPTRNLFGGSGQKLGGGNGTGSQLGKPNSNPTRNNFGGSGQKLGGNSTGLSSQSAKPTSFGGSGQKLGGTGTGNPWKANTNRIGGALMNRGGGTLVITAKGTAKDSKMTQSDKTTEDTKSFVPFNGQGQKLGCASVGTLNSSSSVLRLSGANSKTNSAGKNLTGRDRINSAPEFSNRNNPSGSSCVKDSKPSTSRSGSSASLYSGSPVKTELEASFNNSAVTISDEEFADVADFVDYDKDVDDNGEDDVHCPVCNMSLKRDDMSMHLENCDALKATMDNINNSSRPDYDDDDDDVVEVSEENSPASQLIKENDESGNAPIFPCPCCSKYFTESQINKHLDECLSLLALQEFGNAF; from the exons atgGAGTCAGACAGACTTGCTACGCTGTTCCTTGGCATGTGGGCGAAAATGAATAAGTATAACGAAAGTGTTAACACTGAGAATCTGGAAACGCTGAAAGATTGCGTTACTCTGATGAAATCCCACGTTCAAGAGGTGGAAAACAAGGTTTCCAGACTTGATCATGAATCAAGGATTAAGGCTGAATTAGACTttatgaagagaagaagatctAAACGGCATAGACGATCAATTATTGAACGCGAACTAGGGATAGACGATATTGACTGGAGGGATGATTTCGATTTTGATGTTTTGAACTCTTCAAGCTCGGAG GTTTCGGATTCAAGCTACAAAGGCAGTCCACCAAAGAAATTGAAGTCGTCCTCCTTAGTTGATCCAGAATGGGAGATTATAGATCCCACTCCAGACATTCACACGCTGTTCATAACATTCAATAAGCGATTTTTCTGGGGTGCCCTTGAGTCGGTGGAGGTTCGATGGAGTCCTCGAATGTATTC CTGTGCTGGTCTTTGTTCGTACGAGGGTAGGAGGGGAATGTGTTCGGTAAGACTCAGTGAGCCTCTGCTCAAGCTAAGGCCTCGAAGTGATCTGGTCGAGACATTGCTT CATGAAATGATTCACGCCTACCTGTTTGTCACTCACAACAATCGAGACAGAACTGGTCACGGCCCTGAGTTTCACAAGCACATGTATCGCATCAATAATGAGGCTGGCACAAATATCACG GTTTACCACAGCTTTCACGACGAAGTGAAGCTGTACAAGAAGCACTGGTGGCGGTGCGACGGGCCGTGCCAGTTCCGGCCGCCCTTCATGGGTCTGGTGAAGCGGACCATGAACCGGGCACCCGGGCCCTACGACTCGTGGTGGACTACCCATCAGGCCACCTGTGGCGGCACATTCATCAAAGTGCGCGAGCCCACCAACACCAAGCTCAAACAAGTTCAACCCAACGTGAGCG GTAACTTGACAAAAGGAGGAACTGGAAAGGATATTAGGAACTTCTTCAATACTCCTGGAAACAGCCAGGGAAGCAGCTCTCTTCCGAAATCTAGTGTCCcatcttcaaattcaaactttaaaAAGCCTTCTAGTCAATCGTCAGTCGTCAGTAAACCCAACGGCTTTCCCACAAACCGACCAAATGGATCAGCTCTAACTGGTTTTAAAGGACAGAATGTGTTTGGTATTGGCAGCAGTAATGTGAATGGAGTCTCACATGGTGTGAAGAAACCGGTTCCAGGTAGTTCAAACTCAGTTCAAGGTGTGAATCGTGTTGTAGGCTTTGGCGATTTGAATTCGCAGTCAACAAACTCGAATTCAAACCCTACAAGAAATCTATTCGGTGGATCTGGTCAGAAATTGGGGGGAGGAAACGGTACAGGTTCGCAATTGGGGAAACCAAATTCTAATCCTACAAGGAATAATTTTGGTGGATCAGGGCAGAAATTAGGAGGAAACAGTACAGGTTTAAGTTCACAATCGGCAAAACCGACTAGTTTTGGTGGATCAGGGCAGAAACTTGGGGGGACCGGTACAGGAAACCCTTGGAAAGCCAACACAAATAGAATCGGGGGAGCGTTGATGAATAGAGGGGGAGGAACTTTGGTGATAACTGCAAAAGGGACTGCCAAAGATAGTAAGATGACACAAAGTGATAAAACAACAGAAGATACCAAATCGTTTGTACCATTTAATGGGCAAGGACAAAAATTGGGGTGTGCAAGTGTGGGAACATTGAATTCGAGTTCAAGTGTTTTGAGGTTAAGTGGTGCTAACTCGAAAACGAACAGTGCTGGGAAAAATCTGACAGGACGTGATAGAATCAATTCAGCGCCTGAGTTTTCGAACAGAAATAACCCCTCGGGAAGTTCGTGTGTTAAAGATTCTAAACCTTCCACATCTAGAAGCGGTTCATCTGCGAGTTTGTACAGTGGCTCACCAGTTAAAACCGAATTAGAAGCTAGTTTCAACAAtagtgctgtcacaatatccgATGAGGAATTCGCCGATGTTGCCGATTTTGTAGATTATGACAAAGATGTGGATGACAATGGAGAAGATGACGTGCATTGTCCCGTTTGTAACATGTCGTTGAAACGGGACGACATGTCGATGCATTTGGAAAACTGTGATGCTCTTAAAGCTACCATGGACAATATTAATAACTCGTCGCGTCCCGAttatgatgacgatgatgatgatgtggtTGAAGTGAGTGAAGAAAATAGTCCTGCATCACAATTGATCAAGGAGAATGATGAAAGTGGAAACGCCCCAATATTTCCGTGTCCTTGTTGCTCAAAATACTTCACAGAATCGCAGATCAACAAACATCTGGATGAGTGCCTTTCGTTGCTGGCTCTACAAGAGTTTGGTAACGCCTTCTAG